From Girardinichthys multiradiatus isolate DD_20200921_A chromosome 3, DD_fGirMul_XY1, whole genome shotgun sequence, the proteins below share one genomic window:
- the zbtb32 gene encoding zinc finger and BTB domain-containing protein 16-A: MIRINNTQYFHFLQQADVLRRSGTLCDAIISVQSQTFQAHRLVLACASRALAQHLAKGDADSPAHCRLEYFSPHTFQQVLDFTYTQALEVPVKDLQQLLRAAQLLEMQQLEDQCHKQLRSLKDREKDENGEAVHLTEEKKSGKEKDQKQKGRPVLENKVQKTSSEEKSSVDIVMENVSPTDSIDIPNNQKSPRRTVRLFPMSAALCNRDSVITRPNTSNSSFSSAWAFPSNMWDSGNHLNTLRRIAENYSNFISAHPLPSSNQTSVVYPFPLSSPHMFPLLSSHFHTPLQNTALGYSRFPPHPYAQNLCTETPRTSSMVKNGLLKRKKLSQSSQAGETRYVEVPKVRERAEECQHCSTRVLCDPVLRESASTQLGQSCDGCQFCGRDAVQRDANARDHRGEKPYQCKHCPKKFSLKHQLDTHHRVHTGEKPFECRLCGQRSRDYSAMIKHLRTHGGAAPYQCTVCLEFCSSLVAMQRHVKTHAVQDFPPDWSINNTYLYISHI, translated from the exons ATGATTCGAATCAACAACACCCAATACTTCCACTTCCTGCAGCAGGCAGATGTCCTTCGTCGATCGGGGACACTCTGCGACGCCATCATCTCGGTGCAGAGCCAAACTTTTCAGGCACACCGGTTAGTTCTTGCCTGTGCTAGTAGAGCGTTAGCACAGCACCTAGCCAAAGGTGATGCAGACAGCCCAGCCCATTGCAGGTTGGAGTATTTCTCTCCCCACACGTTCCAGCAAGTTCTGGACTTCACCTACACTCAAGCTCTTGAAGTGCCGGTGAAAGACCTGCAGCAACTGCTGAGAGCTGCCCAGCTCTTAGAAATGCAGCAGCTGGAGGACCAGTGCCATAAGCAGCTGAGGAGTCTCAAAGACAGAGAGAAGGATGAAAATGGAGAAGCAGTACACCTCACAGAGGAAAAGAAAAGTGGAAAAGAGAAAGATCAAAAGCAAAAAGGTAGACCGGTTCTTGAGAACAAAGTCCAAAAGACATCCTCAGAAGAAAAATCAAGTGTTGACATTGTCATGGAAAATGTTTCACCTACCGATTCTATTGACATCCCCAACAACCAAAAATCCCCAAGAAGGACGGTGAGATTGTTCCCGATGTCAGCAGCACTGTGCAACAGAGATAGTGTCATTACCAGGCCCAACACCAGTAATTCCTCTTTCTCTTCTGCATGGGCATTCCCTTCAAACATGTGGGACTCTGGGAATCACCTAAACACCTTAAGGCGAATTGCCGAGAACTATTCAAACTTCATCTCAGCTCATCCCCTTCCATCTTCCAACCAGACCTCTGTGGTATACCCATTCCCCCTTTCTTCTCCACACATGTTCCCTTTACTCAGTTCCCATTTTCATACTCCCCTTCAAAACACTGCACTAGGCTACTCACGCTTTCCCCCCCATCCCTACGCTCAAAACCTGTGCACGGAGACCCCACGGACGAGCAGCATGGTCAAGAACGGCcttttgaaaagaaagaaactgaGCCAATCTAGTCAAGCTGGGGAAACGAG ATATGTCGAAGTGCCTAAAGTCAGAGAAAGAGCTGAAGAGTGTCAACACTGCAGCACAAGAGTCCTCTGTGATCCAGTGCTGCGGGAGTCAGCCTCCACACAATTAG GTCAAAGCTGTGATGGATGTCAGTTCTGTGGAAGAGACGCTGTGCAACGTGATGCAAATGCCAGAGACCACAGAGGAGAAAAACCCTACCAGTGCAAACACTGTCCCAAGAAGTTTAGCCTAAAACACCAGCTCGATACGCATCATCGTGTTCACACCG GAGAGAAGCCGTTTGAGTGTCGTCTCTGTGGTCAACGCTCACGGGACTACTCTGCCATGATCAAGCATCTGCGGACGCATGGCGGGGCTGCGCCCTACCAGTGCACCGTGTGCCTGGAGTTCTGCAGCAGCCTGGTCGCCATGCAGAGGCACGTCAAGACCCATGCAGTGCAGGACTTCCCCCCTGACTGGAGCATCAACAACACCTACTTGTATATCTCACACATATGA